One genomic region from Evansella sp. LMS18 encodes:
- a CDS encoding methyl-accepting chemotaxis protein — translation MTHDHTLEKRNWLLIRLYFFSSILGTIILIVGGNAASSVLTVALIGLTTTVVMFLMHKLRLYIHFIPYLIILSLGGMVFTLIHFKPVVSSYLLTYYSLVIASLYHNYKYMVGAGIIGLLATNYFLIFHGEQAIAGFDASFYTSVNLLYVLIAGLLITQTILGSSMQKKSEALANEAMKSKAEIEEMLEKVSYTADTLDELNEELQEHANTTSQFSNELTVTFNEIAGGVESQADSASEMSGSVTAIDDEVKVISDGAELMYKYAEETNSFVQQGAQKVQALQEQMTQVNSIMKHTAAEMNELREATSKVGDILETISDIADQTNLLALNAAIEAARAGESGRGFAVVAQEVRKLAEYSLKSTREITPILSSIQTKAKSASERVSEGELTFQISEQITRDTGTAFKVIEGNANEVKEQSREMEGKLASLNSSSRDVVDEINSVSSVTEELSASVEEVLASVEEQNARILSMTEKVNEIDKLSGELKGQLLKKS, via the coding sequence ATGACACATGATCACACACTGGAAAAAAGAAACTGGCTGCTAATCCGACTGTATTTTTTCTCTTCAATATTAGGCACAATTATATTAATAGTAGGTGGGAATGCAGCCTCTTCTGTTCTTACCGTAGCATTAATCGGTCTGACTACTACAGTAGTTATGTTTCTGATGCACAAGCTTCGTTTATATATACATTTTATTCCATACTTGATTATTTTGAGTCTTGGCGGGATGGTTTTTACCCTTATACATTTCAAGCCGGTTGTCTCGTCTTATTTGCTTACATACTATTCACTTGTTATTGCATCCCTGTATCATAATTATAAATATATGGTGGGTGCTGGAATTATCGGTCTTCTGGCGACAAATTACTTTCTTATTTTTCATGGTGAGCAGGCAATTGCCGGATTTGATGCTTCATTTTACACTTCTGTTAACCTGCTTTATGTTCTGATTGCCGGATTATTAATAACGCAGACGATTTTAGGAAGCTCAATGCAAAAGAAGAGTGAAGCACTGGCGAATGAAGCCATGAAATCAAAAGCGGAAATTGAAGAGATGCTTGAAAAAGTAAGCTATACGGCTGACACTCTGGACGAATTAAATGAAGAACTGCAGGAACATGCAAATACAACAAGCCAGTTTTCAAATGAACTGACAGTAACATTCAATGAAATTGCCGGGGGTGTGGAAAGCCAGGCTGACAGTGCATCTGAAATGAGCGGTTCTGTTACTGCTATTGATGACGAGGTTAAAGTTATTTCCGATGGTGCGGAACTGATGTACAAATATGCTGAAGAAACTAATTCATTTGTCCAGCAAGGGGCTCAGAAAGTACAGGCACTCCAGGAGCAAATGACACAGGTAAACAGCATCATGAAGCATACAGCAGCAGAAATGAACGAACTGCGGGAAGCCACATCTAAAGTGGGGGATATATTAGAAACGATTTCAGACATTGCTGACCAGACAAACCTGTTAGCTCTTAATGCGGCAATAGAAGCAGCAAGAGCGGGAGAGAGCGGCCGGGGGTTCGCTGTAGTTGCACAGGAAGTGAGGAAACTGGCGGAATATTCCCTGAAATCCACCAGAGAAATTACTCCTATTTTGAGCAGTATACAAACAAAAGCTAAATCAGCTTCCGAACGGGTGAGTGAGGGGGAATTAACTTTCCAGATCAGTGAACAAATCACAAGGGATACAGGAACCGCTTTTAAAGTAATCGAAGGTAATGCGAATGAAGTGAAGGAACAATCCAGGGAAATGGAAGGCAAATTAGCCTCCTTAAACTCTTCTTCCAGGGATGTTGTAGACGAAATTAACTCTGTATCCAGTGTCACTGAGGAGCTTAGCGCCTCTGTGGAAGAAGTGCTTGCAAGTGTAGAGGAGCAGAACGCCAGAATATTATCGATGACTGAAAAGGTTAATGAAATTGATAAGCTGTCCGGAGAATTAAAAGGCCAGCTCCTTAAAAAAAGCTGA
- a CDS encoding acyl-CoA dehydrogenase family protein, with product MNFYKKDDVLQSILRDALDQETFAWADKELTEFGELCGGEFDERAAYTDRDGQPKLIKYDKYGNDQSYIWLNEGYRKTVEETYNRGIVGYLYKDIPSLGRKGNYVYSFAQGYLLSQTEPGFYCPVTLTMAAAYLIDNYASQDLRDKYMPHLASTGETELFEGATFLTERQGGSDVGANETKAVLEADGTYRLYGEKYFASNAGACEVATVLARTEGAQGGTKGLSLFLVPWRKDDESLNGLSVRRLKDKLGVRAVPSAEVEFTGAEAYLIGNKEQGFYYMMEALNLSRICNAVASVGIMRRAFTEAASYAGERDAFGQKIINYPMVQDSLVRMAVKLEAETVSVFELARIYDEWCEGKEIPSEEKDGLLRMLIALLKSETAEQAIHFAHEAIEMHGGNGYIEDFVTPRLLRDAQVLTVWEGTANILGLEVLRLIKKYNMDDLFLQLMEKEIAALSFYDKAMIECADQALVLLKNEFAELKLMDESEKTRNIKELQKKMVTLFETVLLLKRAENGDEKREITATIYIKDKLLPNLGEQKQTWSLDDGLKILGIKEPVKR from the coding sequence ATGAATTTTTATAAAAAGGATGATGTGCTTCAATCAATATTGCGAGATGCTCTGGATCAGGAAACTTTTGCATGGGCCGACAAGGAACTGACAGAATTCGGAGAACTGTGCGGGGGAGAGTTTGATGAACGGGCAGCCTATACGGATCGTGATGGGCAGCCTAAGTTAATTAAATATGATAAATATGGTAACGACCAGTCTTATATCTGGCTTAACGAGGGTTACAGGAAGACAGTGGAAGAGACTTATAACAGAGGGATCGTAGGATATCTCTACAAAGATATTCCCTCTCTTGGGAGAAAGGGAAATTATGTGTATTCATTTGCCCAGGGATATCTGCTTTCCCAGACAGAACCTGGTTTTTACTGTCCAGTAACTTTGACTATGGCTGCTGCCTATTTGATAGATAACTACGCAAGCCAGGATTTAAGAGATAAATATATGCCTCATCTTGCTTCCACAGGGGAAACAGAATTATTTGAAGGGGCAACGTTTTTAACAGAGAGGCAGGGTGGCTCCGACGTAGGGGCTAATGAGACGAAAGCTGTGCTGGAGGCAGATGGAACTTACAGATTATACGGGGAAAAATACTTTGCCAGTAACGCGGGTGCTTGCGAGGTGGCTACGGTGCTTGCAAGGACAGAAGGAGCCCAGGGAGGAACAAAAGGGTTGTCCCTGTTTCTTGTACCATGGAGAAAGGATGACGAGAGCCTGAACGGTCTTTCTGTACGCCGGCTGAAGGACAAGCTGGGAGTCCGTGCTGTACCATCAGCAGAAGTGGAGTTCACTGGTGCTGAAGCTTACCTTATCGGAAATAAGGAGCAGGGTTTTTATTATATGATGGAAGCCTTGAATTTATCGCGAATATGTAATGCAGTAGCTTCCGTCGGGATTATGCGGCGAGCTTTCACCGAAGCTGCCAGCTATGCAGGTGAAAGAGATGCATTCGGACAAAAAATTATTAATTATCCTATGGTCCAGGATTCACTTGTCAGAATGGCGGTGAAGCTTGAAGCGGAAACAGTAAGTGTGTTTGAACTTGCCAGGATTTATGATGAATGGTGTGAAGGAAAGGAAATTCCTTCGGAAGAAAAAGATGGCTTGCTTCGCATGCTTATTGCGTTGTTAAAGTCTGAAACAGCGGAACAGGCTATTCATTTTGCCCATGAAGCAATAGAAATGCATGGAGGGAACGGCTATATTGAAGATTTTGTTACTCCAAGGCTGTTAAGGGATGCACAGGTGTTGACGGTTTGGGAAGGAACAGCCAACATTCTGGGTCTGGAGGTACTCAGGCTCATTAAAAAGTATAATATGGACGATCTGTTTCTCCAGCTTATGGAGAAGGAGATTGCTGCATTATCCTTTTATGATAAAGCAATGATTGAATGTGCGGACCAGGCTCTTGTGCTTTTAAAGAACGAATTTGCAGAACTTAAATTAATGGATGAATCTGAAAAAACGCGGAACATTAAGGAACTGCAGAAAAAAATGGTTACATTATTTGAAACGGTTCTCTTATTGAAGAGGGCTGAAAATGGTGACGAGAAAAGGGAAATTACTGCAACAATTTATATAAAAGATAAGCTCCTCCCTAATCTGGGAGAACAAAAACAGACCTGGTCACTTGATGACGGACTCAAAATTCTCGGAATAAAGGAACCTGTAAAACGTTAA
- the splB gene encoding spore photoproduct lyase, protein MSIKPFVPQLVYIEPRALEYPLGAMLKEKFENMGLEIRQTTSHNQVRNIPGKNDFQKYRNAKSTLVVGVRKTLKFDTSKPSAEYAIPLATGCMGHCQYCYLQTTMGSKPYIRTYVNTDEIFNAAQKYMEERAPEHTRFEAACTSDIVGIDHLTHSLKKAIEFFGKSDHGKLRFVTKYHHVDHLLDADHQGKTRFRFSINADYVIKNFEHGTSALEDRIGAAAKVAQAGYPLGFIVAPIYLHEGWKEGYENMFRMLDKTLPSEARKDITFELIQHRFTKPAKRVIQKNYPMTKLELNEEARKYKWGKYGIGKYVYQNEEQEDIKATLSANIEQYFPEAKIEYFT, encoded by the coding sequence ATGTCGATAAAACCGTTTGTTCCCCAGTTAGTATATATTGAACCACGGGCACTTGAATATCCCCTTGGAGCAATGCTTAAAGAAAAATTTGAAAACATGGGACTGGAAATACGCCAGACTACCTCCCATAACCAAGTGCGTAATATCCCTGGGAAAAATGACTTCCAGAAATACAGAAATGCAAAATCCACCTTAGTGGTTGGAGTCCGGAAAACCTTGAAATTTGATACATCAAAACCTTCTGCTGAATATGCGATTCCTCTCGCTACAGGATGTATGGGGCATTGCCAGTACTGTTATCTGCAGACCACAATGGGAAGCAAGCCCTATATCAGAACGTATGTAAATACCGATGAAATTTTCAACGCTGCCCAGAAATACATGGAGGAGCGTGCTCCCGAACATACACGATTTGAAGCGGCGTGTACCTCTGATATCGTTGGTATCGACCATTTAACCCATTCTCTGAAAAAAGCAATTGAGTTCTTCGGAAAGTCAGACCATGGGAAACTCCGCTTCGTGACAAAATACCACCATGTGGACCATCTCCTCGATGCTGACCACCAGGGGAAAACAAGGTTCCGTTTCAGCATCAATGCAGACTATGTTATTAAGAATTTTGAACATGGTACCTCGGCCCTGGAAGACAGGATAGGGGCTGCAGCTAAAGTTGCCCAGGCTGGCTATCCTCTCGGTTTTATCGTTGCCCCCATTTACCTTCATGAAGGCTGGAAGGAAGGCTATGAAAACATGTTCCGCATGCTTGATAAGACCCTTCCTTCTGAAGCAAGGAAAGATATTACTTTCGAGCTGATCCAGCACCGGTTTACAAAGCCGGCAAAACGGGTTATCCAGAAAAATTACCCTATGACAAAGCTGGAATTAAATGAAGAAGCGCGGAAATATAAATGGGGTAAATACGGAATCGGAAAATACGTCTATCAAAACGAAGAACAGGAAGACATTAAAGCGACGCTTTCCGCAAACATTGAACAATACTTTCCTGAAGCAAAGATAGAGTATTTCACATAG